One segment of Pseudoalteromonas rubra DNA contains the following:
- a CDS encoding porin, producing MKLKYTLLVTALASTTLHAEVNISGFASMTGGQVLSGSGVPQFGLEPTFLADYPIVSAYKEDLSFSPESLIGLQISSDLGEGLSVTGQIVARGANDYDAEFEWAYASYEINDNWTFQVGKKRLPLFYYSDFYDVGYAYVWMRAPADNYTWQIFNYEGANLLYSGAIGDWGISANVYTGREDDTENKLLSEFFFQTPTREIWEDILGGVVQLSYDWLELRVTHMRYTNKRFRNGEPELWNGKDSRDGKFYGLAANADFGNVFILSEFNRLDLDGDLDTYMISAGYRFDTITPYIMYSNFEQKDGDDPEKHDTRAVGVRWDFHPSAAFKVQYDKVEDDSTALAVAGDSESLTFGVDLVF from the coding sequence ATGAAACTAAAATATACTCTCTTGGTCACAGCGTTAGCATCAACCACACTTCACGCCGAAGTTAACATATCTGGGTTCGCCAGTATGACCGGTGGTCAGGTGTTAAGTGGTTCGGGTGTCCCTCAGTTCGGTCTTGAACCTACTTTTCTGGCTGACTATCCCATTGTGAGCGCTTATAAAGAGGACTTATCCTTTTCGCCAGAATCCCTGATCGGTTTGCAGATAAGCAGCGATCTGGGTGAAGGCTTGAGCGTCACAGGTCAAATTGTCGCCAGAGGTGCCAATGATTATGACGCAGAATTTGAATGGGCTTATGCCTCATACGAAATAAACGACAACTGGACATTTCAGGTCGGTAAGAAGCGTTTACCTTTGTTTTACTACTCTGATTTTTATGATGTCGGGTATGCGTATGTGTGGATGAGGGCCCCTGCCGACAACTATACCTGGCAGATATTTAATTATGAAGGTGCCAACCTGCTGTACAGCGGTGCAATCGGAGATTGGGGTATTTCTGCCAACGTGTACACAGGACGTGAGGACGACACAGAAAATAAACTATTGTCTGAATTCTTCTTCCAAACCCCTACCCGGGAGATTTGGGAAGATATTTTGGGCGGCGTGGTACAACTCAGCTATGACTGGCTCGAGTTACGAGTCACCCACATGCGCTATACCAACAAGCGTTTTCGTAATGGTGAACCTGAGCTTTGGAACGGCAAAGACAGCCGGGATGGCAAGTTTTATGGTCTCGCCGCCAACGCAGACTTTGGCAATGTCTTTATCTTATCTGAGTTTAACCGACTGGACCTTGATGGTGATTTAGATACCTACATGATCAGTGCTGGCTATCGCTTTGACACTATCACCCCATACATTATGTATTCCAATTTTGAACAAAAAGATGGAGACGACCCGGAAAAACATGATACTCGTGCCGTCGGGGTGAGATGGGATTTCCATCCTTCAGCAGCATTCAAAGTACAATACGACAAAGTCGAAGATGACTCGACTGCACTGGCAGTAGCTGGCGACAGTGAATCACTCACTTTCGGTGTTGATTTGGTTTTTTAG
- a CDS encoding methyl-accepting chemotaxis protein — MHWFKNLPLFYKISLIVALSVSVFTANLLINFFAFQNTQKELVLLERQIYKTVQLSTINSVLIRRADELFSQAVSFADNDVMNQALQTVQDLKANLDELRVLDVENSTLIKNQLEVIAEYKTLSERLAQGMINDTIDFSTLPTLAKQKSDLFEKAENGLTAYQKSVDELFQSTIRKAYESGNDGLWLSIQSGVVLTILLVIVALSVARNISFTANELRSSLSELADGHGDLNQRIEVLGDDELGRTALNFNKFMDTLTTAINGVMSVSQPLLDTSEKLVHSTEKVRRVTDQQSAQAAQTQQSINELIQSIDSISDSASAANTAAHETEQEAHNGLSAVTDTIANSKELNQQIGEAAEAVNDLAKGTGNVSSILDVISSIAEQTNLLALNAAIEAARAGEQGRGFAVVADEVRTLASRTGDATTEIRTMLDSLQNAAERSVKMMSQADEQASSNESRALKAGQALEEIQSKIANITLMNNQIASATEQQSSVAAQVADTIEKMNEGQKQVNASFTDLDDVSHRLHQASDRLVSATSQFKL, encoded by the coding sequence ATGCATTGGTTTAAAAACCTACCACTGTTTTACAAAATAAGTTTGATTGTTGCTCTGTCTGTCTCCGTATTCACTGCTAACCTGCTCATTAATTTCTTTGCCTTCCAGAACACTCAAAAAGAGCTTGTACTGCTAGAACGGCAAATTTACAAAACAGTTCAACTGTCCACAATTAACAGTGTTCTCATCCGTCGGGCAGATGAGCTGTTCAGTCAGGCGGTCTCGTTTGCTGACAACGACGTTATGAATCAGGCCTTGCAAACAGTGCAAGATCTGAAAGCAAACCTCGATGAGCTGCGCGTATTAGATGTTGAAAACAGTACACTGATAAAAAACCAGCTCGAAGTCATTGCCGAATACAAAACGCTGTCTGAACGGCTTGCACAAGGTATGATCAATGACACCATTGACTTCAGTACACTTCCAACGCTTGCGAAACAAAAATCAGACCTGTTTGAAAAAGCTGAAAACGGCCTGACAGCCTATCAAAAAAGCGTCGACGAATTATTTCAGAGCACCATAAGAAAGGCATACGAAAGTGGTAATGACGGATTGTGGCTGTCAATACAGTCAGGCGTGGTACTGACGATTCTGCTTGTGATTGTGGCACTGTCCGTTGCTCGCAATATCAGTTTCACAGCCAATGAACTACGTAGCTCATTAAGTGAACTGGCAGATGGACACGGTGATTTGAATCAGCGCATTGAAGTACTCGGTGACGATGAACTAGGTCGCACGGCGCTTAACTTCAATAAATTTATGGACACACTGACTACTGCTATTAATGGTGTTATGTCCGTCTCTCAACCACTCCTAGATACCTCAGAAAAGTTGGTACACAGCACTGAAAAAGTAAGAAGAGTGACAGATCAGCAATCAGCCCAGGCGGCGCAAACACAACAGTCGATTAATGAGCTGATTCAGTCCATCGACAGCATAAGCGACTCTGCATCTGCGGCGAACACCGCAGCGCATGAAACCGAGCAAGAAGCACATAATGGGCTTTCAGCGGTAACCGATACCATTGCTAACTCGAAAGAGCTGAACCAACAGATTGGCGAAGCAGCCGAGGCGGTCAATGATCTTGCAAAAGGCACCGGCAATGTCTCATCCATTTTGGATGTGATCAGTTCAATCGCAGAGCAAACCAATTTGCTTGCGCTCAATGCCGCAATCGAAGCTGCCCGAGCAGGTGAACAAGGCCGGGGCTTTGCTGTGGTGGCCGATGAAGTGCGTACGCTGGCCTCTCGCACAGGGGATGCGACGACAGAAATACGCACAATGCTCGACTCATTGCAAAATGCTGCTGAACGTAGCGTGAAAATGATGAGCCAGGCCGATGAACAGGCAAGCAGCAATGAATCCAGAGCACTAAAAGCCGGACAGGCATTAGAAGAGATCCAAAGTAAAATTGCCAACATTACGCTAATGAACAACCAAATTGCGTCGGCTACAGAACAACAGAGCTCTGTTGCTGCCCAGGTTGCCGATACGATTGAAAAGATGAATGAAGGACAGAAACAGGTTAACGCATCCTTTACTGACCTGGATGATGTTTCTCACAGACTACATCAGGCTTCAGATCGGTTAGTTTCCGCGACCAGCCAGTTCAAGCTATAA
- a CDS encoding phosphate ABC transporter substrate-binding protein — MKAIIFTGLIGLSSSCWAVDVVVHPSNTAALDKNQIEQIFLGKLKTFNGAGKAVPVSQSDTSAASEEFYSKVIGRSASQLKAYWSKLLFTGKGQPPKKLANDQEVLDMVKGDASIIGYVTSGSADDSVRVIASF, encoded by the coding sequence ATGAAAGCGATTATATTTACGGGCTTGATCGGCTTGTCTTCTTCATGCTGGGCTGTTGATGTCGTTGTCCATCCTTCAAATACGGCTGCGTTAGACAAGAATCAGATAGAGCAGATATTCTTGGGTAAGTTAAAAACCTTTAATGGTGCAGGTAAAGCCGTGCCAGTCAGTCAGTCCGATACAAGTGCTGCCAGTGAAGAGTTCTACAGCAAAGTGATCGGTCGCAGTGCTAGCCAGTTAAAAGCCTACTGGTCTAAGCTCCTGTTTACCGGTAAAGGACAACCGCCAAAAAAGCTGGCCAATGATCAGGAAGTGCTGGATATGGTGAAAGGAGACGCCAGTATTATCGGTTATGTTACCAGTGGTAGTGCGGATGACAGTGTCAGGGTTATCGCCTCTTTTTAA
- a CDS encoding substrate-binding periplasmic protein, with translation MCNLMRMGGSPDAPPISYAIHEDKLRGIGFDFVRQVLPAHTQIEVTKPMPWLRAIQWAKDGHIDMLVGLQSTDYPREWFTYLKPALTTSAHSVFYRREEISLTNMTELIPLRGATLRGEKSATQSHTGFDLTQLTLTTADSVEKALKMLSMKRIDYFIAPQWQAISSWLNLYSAQVLPLAMLPEPVHINPVYLVLSNQSACLPYKSELEAAIIKAQKEGLMEALLEQSFLYSNVVDQFHDLLR, from the coding sequence ATGTGTAACTTAATGCGCATGGGAGGCAGTCCGGATGCCCCGCCAATTAGTTACGCTATCCATGAAGACAAGTTGCGTGGCATTGGATTTGATTTTGTACGACAAGTTTTGCCTGCACACACGCAAATTGAAGTGACTAAGCCTATGCCCTGGCTGAGGGCAATACAATGGGCCAAAGACGGCCACATAGACATGCTGGTTGGGCTGCAAAGTACGGACTATCCGCGTGAGTGGTTTACCTACCTGAAGCCTGCCTTAACCACCTCAGCTCACAGTGTATTCTATCGACGTGAGGAAATATCCCTCACTAACATGACAGAGCTTATCCCGCTCAGAGGCGCTACCTTGCGCGGCGAAAAATCAGCGACTCAAAGTCACACAGGCTTTGACCTGACTCAGCTTACCCTCACTACTGCAGACAGCGTTGAGAAAGCACTAAAGATGCTGTCCATGAAACGTATCGACTACTTTATTGCGCCTCAGTGGCAGGCCATCAGTAGCTGGCTGAACCTCTACAGCGCGCAAGTTCTGCCACTGGCCATGCTCCCGGAGCCCGTGCATATCAATCCTGTTTACTTAGTGCTTTCTAACCAAAGCGCCTGCCTGCCCTATAAATCAGAGCTGGAAGCCGCAATCATAAAAGCACAGAAAGAAGGCCTCATGGAAGCTTTGCTGGAACAAAGCTTCCTGTACTCAAACGTGGTTGATCAGTTTCATGACCTGTTACGTTAA
- a CDS encoding tetratricopeptide repeat protein — translation MSENTADLKYLVCFVVCLTFSVASVAQTSLSAELMAEKIASAEGDEKVEAIIDFVSQHSHFHTAQSLAYGQIGLSLLVDNPNDDQSARLLSHLARAHISKRELSQAKKLSERAYILAAQSRIEENQILAKLVSADVATRQQNVDIAEADLVTAMQLATKIGHDRYLARAYQYSGTLNIQRMRFDDALADFLHSLNLFRKLQDNHRASSVHQSLASLYRRLNLYEKVLFHQNKAIQIATELNDERKLAIYYSNMGTYFEEIDDFPNAIDMHLKSLAYKEALGYSMGMIHTYNRLGSVYRLAGDYSNAESSLMEALNLKQATNRFDTNISTYLDLGRLYIDTGELKKADAYLNKSLPLYLGSPWEDRIAEIYQAFAQLSLRRGATQQAIGEYLRAIEIATEHQRDARVMQYQRELAKVYEQAGQPEQAVYYLNAYLVNQSVWENRNNQYRLSALSVEFDVEEKEREIAELVQENRIKDLQIEKQAFQKGVVFIALLLVFGTVFFLYFWYSKNKQLKIEQLALKQVSGAKERLSLALWGSGDELWDWDLAAGVITRDNQQSKLQLPAAEVGSDLSVIKASVHPEDYPELEQAFNKHLEGETEFYEVSYRVKTTQGDWLWVLDRGKVTTRHESGAAVRACGTIKDISALKRTELALAELNKSLEERVEERTERLKQSRDELANTLETLTRTQSTLVEAQKMASLGRLVSGVSHELNTPLGTTVTACSVLTQALSGFKDKLAQSKLTLSDTHAFVDVSESSAQLIESNTTRAAQLVRRFKQASAHEYTSNHDRVELKVFLDAFVACHVSKSVSLNVDCPASLTVRLNKQALERVLEDLLMNAIQHGFDSSYGDVWITLIYDEAQIKLSFKDAGKGISDDTLAHIFEPFHTTARHQGNVGLGLYMVFNLVTFVLNGEIKCISGPDKGCLFEMVFPAEMT, via the coding sequence ATGTCCGAAAACACCGCTGATTTGAAATATCTGGTGTGCTTTGTTGTGTGCCTGACATTCAGTGTGGCCTCAGTCGCTCAAACGTCTTTATCGGCCGAGCTGATGGCAGAAAAGATAGCAAGCGCAGAAGGGGATGAAAAGGTTGAAGCAATTATAGACTTTGTTTCACAACATTCTCACTTTCATACCGCTCAGTCACTCGCCTATGGGCAGATTGGATTATCCCTTCTGGTGGACAACCCTAACGATGACCAAAGTGCTCGGCTATTGAGTCATCTGGCACGTGCTCATATTTCAAAACGTGAGCTCAGTCAGGCCAAAAAGTTGTCAGAGCGAGCGTATATATTGGCAGCACAAAGTCGTATAGAGGAAAATCAAATATTGGCCAAACTGGTCTCTGCGGACGTTGCTACGCGACAGCAGAATGTTGATATTGCGGAAGCTGATCTTGTTACCGCTATGCAGTTAGCAACGAAGATAGGCCATGACAGGTATCTCGCTCGCGCCTATCAGTATTCGGGTACGCTCAATATTCAGCGTATGCGTTTTGACGACGCCTTGGCTGACTTTCTTCACAGCCTGAACTTGTTCCGCAAATTACAGGATAACCACAGAGCATCTTCAGTACATCAAAGTCTGGCTTCTTTGTACAGAAGATTGAACCTCTATGAAAAGGTGTTGTTTCATCAAAACAAGGCCATCCAGATTGCAACAGAGCTGAATGATGAAAGAAAGCTGGCAATTTATTACAGTAACATGGGTACTTATTTTGAAGAGATTGATGACTTTCCCAATGCCATCGACATGCACCTTAAATCACTTGCCTATAAAGAAGCACTAGGCTATAGCATGGGCATGATCCACACCTACAATCGCCTCGGCTCTGTGTATCGGTTAGCGGGCGATTATAGCAATGCTGAAAGCAGCCTGATGGAAGCCTTGAATCTGAAACAAGCGACCAATCGCTTTGACACGAACATTTCGACCTATCTGGATCTGGGGCGTTTGTATATAGATACAGGTGAGCTGAAAAAAGCCGACGCGTATCTTAATAAAAGTTTGCCGCTGTATCTGGGCTCCCCCTGGGAAGACCGCATTGCTGAGATTTATCAGGCGTTTGCGCAGTTGTCGTTGCGGCGGGGAGCTACTCAGCAAGCAATCGGTGAGTATCTTAGAGCCATTGAAATAGCCACTGAACATCAAAGAGATGCCCGAGTGATGCAATATCAGCGTGAACTCGCGAAAGTCTACGAACAGGCCGGGCAACCTGAGCAGGCTGTTTATTATCTGAATGCCTATTTAGTGAATCAAAGTGTATGGGAAAACAGGAACAACCAGTATCGGCTTAGCGCATTAAGTGTCGAGTTCGATGTGGAAGAAAAGGAACGTGAAATTGCTGAACTGGTACAAGAAAATCGCATTAAAGACTTACAGATAGAAAAACAGGCATTTCAAAAGGGGGTCGTTTTTATTGCCTTGCTGCTGGTATTTGGCACTGTGTTTTTCTTGTATTTTTGGTATAGCAAGAATAAACAGCTAAAAATCGAGCAGCTGGCGTTAAAGCAGGTGAGTGGTGCTAAAGAGCGACTCAGTCTGGCGCTATGGGGGAGTGGTGATGAGCTATGGGACTGGGATTTGGCAGCGGGCGTGATTACACGAGACAACCAACAGAGTAAATTGCAACTACCTGCTGCCGAGGTTGGCTCTGATCTCAGCGTCATAAAAGCATCCGTACACCCTGAAGACTATCCTGAATTAGAACAGGCATTTAATAAGCACCTGGAGGGGGAAACAGAATTCTATGAAGTGAGCTATCGAGTGAAAACCACTCAGGGGGACTGGCTTTGGGTATTAGATCGGGGAAAAGTGACAACCCGGCATGAGAGTGGAGCGGCCGTCAGAGCGTGCGGTACAATCAAGGATATCTCAGCACTTAAGCGCACGGAGCTTGCTCTGGCTGAACTGAATAAATCCCTTGAAGAGCGTGTTGAGGAGCGGACCGAACGCTTAAAACAATCCCGGGATGAGCTGGCCAACACACTGGAAACGCTGACCAGGACGCAGTCGACGCTGGTCGAAGCACAAAAGATGGCCTCACTTGGGCGTCTGGTCAGTGGCGTTTCTCATGAGCTCAATACGCCTTTGGGCACTACGGTTACAGCCTGCTCAGTGCTGACTCAGGCGCTGTCTGGATTTAAGGACAAACTGGCGCAAAGCAAACTGACCTTAAGTGATACACACGCGTTTGTTGACGTGTCCGAGTCCAGTGCACAGCTGATAGAGAGCAATACAACGCGGGCGGCACAATTAGTAAGGCGATTTAAGCAGGCATCTGCCCACGAATACACCAGCAATCATGACCGTGTTGAGTTAAAGGTATTCCTTGATGCCTTTGTTGCGTGCCATGTTAGCAAATCAGTAAGCCTCAATGTTGACTGTCCCGCGTCTCTTACTGTGCGCTTAAATAAACAGGCGCTGGAGCGGGTGTTAGAAGACTTACTTATGAATGCGATACAGCATGGGTTTGATTCATCTTATGGGGACGTTTGGATCACATTAATATATGATGAAGCGCAGATTAAACTGAGTTTTAAAGATGCAGGGAAGGGCATCTCAGACGACACACTGGCACACATTTTCGAGCCATTTCACACCACCGCCCGGCACCAGGGTAATGTAGGGCTGGGTCTTTATATGGTGTTTAATTTGGTCACTTTTGTATTGAACGGGGAAATTAAGTGTATCTCGGGCCCTGATAAGGGTTGCCTGTTTGAAATGGTTTTTCCGGCAGAAATGACTTAG
- a CDS encoding MAPEG family protein, translating into MTDLLAPYQLSILVLGLSGALFLVQLAVVDIMAIKQKHPPGVAVAQDPDDFLFRCNRVFANSNETVGILILVVIFAMLSGANPSWLNGLAVVYLASRVGHMACYYLGKKLMRSVSFGICYVSLLGIFGIGLSAWI; encoded by the coding sequence ATGACAGACCTTTTGGCCCCATACCAGTTGAGTATTTTAGTGCTTGGGTTATCAGGCGCTTTGTTTTTAGTTCAATTGGCGGTTGTAGATATTATGGCAATTAAACAAAAGCACCCGCCGGGTGTGGCGGTGGCGCAGGATCCGGATGATTTTTTGTTTCGCTGCAATCGTGTGTTCGCCAACAGTAATGAAACTGTGGGGATCCTGATATTGGTGGTGATATTTGCGATGCTATCAGGGGCTAACCCCAGTTGGTTAAATGGACTGGCTGTGGTGTATTTGGCCTCCAGAGTTGGCCATATGGCTTGTTACTACCTCGGTAAAAAACTGATGCGCAGTGTTTCTTTCGGCATATGTTATGTCAGTTTGTTAGGCATATTTGGTATTGGATTATCTGCCTGGATATGA
- a CDS encoding DUF6463 family protein has product MKSPYFMSYGLIAIGLLHNLVGLLMGWEVLTAMHQDGWFASTIKQDMMLFDREAIVWFLVCGSLFILLGCVLKHMQQHDVPLPGLLCPALFTLGLIIVIIMPLSGGYLLILLALVPSITRLRYRKSSHL; this is encoded by the coding sequence ATGAAATCCCCCTATTTCATGAGTTATGGCCTGATTGCCATCGGCCTGCTACATAACCTGGTTGGTTTATTGATGGGCTGGGAGGTGCTTACTGCAATGCATCAGGATGGCTGGTTCGCAAGCACCATAAAACAAGACATGATGTTATTCGATCGCGAAGCCATCGTTTGGTTTTTAGTCTGCGGGTCCTTGTTTATTCTGTTAGGGTGTGTCCTGAAACACATGCAGCAACACGATGTGCCTTTGCCAGGGCTGCTTTGCCCGGCTTTATTCACCCTCGGCCTGATAATAGTGATCATTATGCCGCTCTCGGGTGGTTACCTGCTCATTCTCCTGGCGTTAGTGCCATCAATAACACGGCTAAGGTACCGCAAGTCATCGCATTTATAG
- a CDS encoding TetR/AcrR family transcriptional regulator, translating to MSDAKQSWLAFALKTLISSGPDALTIDRLCACKKVTKGSFYHHFKNRQAFIDALMTYWYEQATTRLIAIADTQPCPLTRLERLDEAIAATDIEAELHIRAWALKDASIQHHLCTIDTQRQHYLKTCYLELGLDQTRAEHLATTSYASFLGLQQLYPRLSVQDCLALSSKQAKEQLGALI from the coding sequence ATGAGTGATGCAAAACAAAGCTGGCTTGCATTTGCCTTAAAAACGCTGATCAGCAGTGGCCCTGATGCGCTGACAATAGACCGACTATGCGCCTGTAAAAAAGTGACCAAAGGCTCTTTTTATCATCATTTTAAAAATCGCCAGGCATTCATAGACGCACTCATGACATACTGGTATGAACAGGCTACAACACGTCTGATCGCCATTGCCGATACGCAGCCCTGCCCACTAACCAGACTGGAACGTCTTGATGAGGCCATCGCAGCCACAGACATTGAAGCCGAACTACATATTCGCGCCTGGGCACTGAAAGATGCCAGCATCCAGCACCATTTGTGTACCATAGACACACAGCGCCAGCACTATCTTAAAACCTGCTACCTCGAATTAGGTCTGGATCAAACACGCGCAGAACACCTGGCAACAACCAGCTATGCCAGCTTCCTCGGGCTGCAGCAGCTCTACCCTCGCCTGTCCGTTCAGGACTGTCTGGCACTGAGCTCAAAACAAGCAAAAGAACAATTAGGAGCGTTGATATGA
- a CDS encoding DUF2867 domain-containing protein: MFSHIISLTPEPDRLQAKAGPHHFRDALQIVLDTPTLTPSQLQYRIFNTMPGWVTRLMRLRNKLVAVFGFSTGQETMTPASDELAVGDQAGFLNVCEKYPEEIISYSEDRHMVFYLSVKKQQSSVIVSTLVNPKTLTGRIYLNAILPFHYVIARSVIQSAKKAGRL, translated from the coding sequence ATGTTCAGTCATATTATTAGCCTGACCCCAGAGCCCGATCGTCTTCAGGCGAAAGCAGGCCCACACCATTTCCGTGATGCATTACAAATTGTGCTCGACACCCCCACCCTGACCCCCAGTCAGCTGCAATACCGGATCTTTAATACAATGCCCGGTTGGGTAACACGGCTGATGCGACTCAGAAACAAGCTGGTCGCTGTTTTTGGCTTTTCCACCGGACAAGAGACCATGACTCCAGCCAGTGATGAGCTTGCAGTAGGTGATCAGGCTGGCTTTCTGAATGTCTGTGAAAAATACCCGGAGGAGATCATCAGTTACTCGGAAGATCGCCACATGGTTTTTTATCTCAGTGTAAAAAAACAGCAAAGCTCCGTGATTGTATCCACTTTGGTCAACCCAAAGACCCTAACGGGGCGCATTTACCTTAATGCCATCTTGCCCTTTCATTATGTCATTGCTCGCAGTGTTATCCAGAGTGCCAAGAAGGCGGGCAGATTATGA
- a CDS encoding nucleoside-binding protein — MKTPIFTALTLGFTLTTTSVTAADWSNTQLHINHGEFKNPFSQQKANQTIYSLQHASGYRYGDNFFFIDYSTDDLDDGHQDGDFYGEWYSTFSLGKLAGLKFNDSPLQDVGIVMGFNAAGDAKVMKYLPGVKLSWNLDGFNFFATTLTAYIDDSRGVKAGGAPKETNSYILDVAWSYPFSLGDHKFEFTGHVEYLTGRDNEVGGDVNNWLLAQPILRWDLGHALEMPENQLMLGLEWQYWQNKLGTDTDESVPQIHLAWTF, encoded by the coding sequence ATGAAAACACCTATTTTTACTGCGCTCACACTGGGATTTACGCTCACAACAACATCGGTCACTGCCGCGGACTGGAGTAACACGCAATTACACATTAACCATGGCGAGTTCAAAAACCCGTTTAGTCAGCAAAAAGCAAATCAGACAATCTACTCCCTGCAACATGCCTCGGGCTACCGCTACGGAGATAACTTTTTCTTTATCGATTACAGTACAGATGACCTGGATGATGGTCATCAGGATGGCGATTTTTACGGCGAATGGTATTCGACTTTTAGCCTGGGGAAACTGGCGGGCCTGAAGTTTAATGACTCACCATTACAAGACGTTGGCATTGTGATGGGCTTTAACGCCGCCGGTGATGCCAAAGTCATGAAATACCTGCCAGGCGTAAAGCTGTCCTGGAACCTGGATGGGTTTAATTTCTTCGCAACCACTTTAACTGCCTACATCGATGACAGCCGCGGCGTTAAAGCCGGTGGCGCACCGAAAGAAACCAACAGTTACATACTGGATGTGGCCTGGAGCTATCCATTCTCTTTAGGCGACCACAAGTTTGAATTCACCGGTCACGTTGAATACCTCACAGGTCGTGATAATGAAGTCGGTGGCGACGTGAACAACTGGCTACTGGCACAGCCTATTTTACGCTGGGATCTGGGTCACGCGCTGGAGATGCCTGAAAACCAGCTCATGCTCGGTCTCGAATGGCAATACTGGCAAAATAAACTGGGCACTGATACCGACGAATCAGTCCCCCAGATCCACCTTGCCTGGACGTTTTAA
- a CDS encoding Na+/H+ antiporter NhaC family protein, producing MQPNLNHTQAKLSLLPLLTFVGLFLGAGLYLQSQGVDYAFYQLPAPVAILPAIVIAFWINKGTINQSVETFIKGAGHSNIITMCLIYLLAGAFSSVASATGGVDAVVNAGLSLIPPSLLLPGLFLIAAVVSTAMGTSMGTIGAIGPIAYAVSVKTGIDPALMAGTIVSGAMFGDNLSIISDTTIAATRTQGCEMKDKFRENLKIALPAAALTVALLVFLTPEPQAVETKPFDWLLVLPYAFILVLAVVGINVFVVLFSGIIFAALMGFTGDYQGAAFVKDVYKGFSDMQEIFLLSMFIGGLSEFIRVNGGLDYLAHKIQAITALIAKWHRKVADQLGIAALVLTSNLCIANNTVSIIVAGPVAKKLADDGKISGKRSASLLDIFACVMQGSLPYGAQALLLGATFKISPWEVSTSSFYCFILAFTAVAVICIRRHKD from the coding sequence ATGCAGCCAAACTTAAATCACACACAAGCAAAGCTTTCTTTGCTACCTCTTTTAACCTTTGTTGGCCTATTCCTGGGCGCGGGTCTGTACCTGCAATCACAGGGGGTCGATTATGCTTTCTATCAGTTACCTGCACCGGTAGCCATTTTGCCAGCCATAGTGATCGCGTTTTGGATCAACAAAGGCACCATCAACCAGAGCGTTGAAACCTTTATCAAAGGTGCGGGGCACAGCAATATCATCACCATGTGTTTAATCTACTTGCTTGCCGGCGCATTTTCGTCGGTGGCCAGTGCCACAGGGGGCGTTGACGCAGTGGTCAATGCCGGCTTATCGCTGATCCCACCCAGTCTGCTATTACCCGGGCTGTTTTTAATTGCGGCCGTGGTTTCAACCGCCATGGGGACGTCCATGGGTACCATAGGTGCCATCGGCCCCATTGCTTACGCTGTCTCCGTCAAAACCGGGATCGATCCGGCTCTGATGGCCGGTACCATAGTCTCAGGCGCGATGTTTGGAGATAACTTATCGATTATTTCTGACACCACCATAGCGGCAACCCGTACTCAGGGCTGTGAAATGAAAGACAAATTCAGGGAAAACCTGAAAATTGCTCTGCCTGCAGCTGCACTCACCGTCGCCTTATTAGTGTTCCTGACACCTGAGCCACAAGCTGTTGAAACCAAGCCTTTTGACTGGCTGCTGGTGCTGCCTTATGCGTTTATTCTGGTGCTGGCTGTGGTCGGCATTAACGTTTTTGTGGTGCTCTTTAGTGGCATTATTTTCGCCGCCCTGATGGGATTCACCGGTGATTACCAGGGCGCTGCCTTTGTCAAAGACGTGTATAAAGGCTTCAGTGACATGCAAGAGATTTTCCTGCTTTCTATGTTCATTGGTGGTTTGTCTGAGTTTATTCGCGTTAATGGTGGACTGGATTATCTGGCACATAAGATCCAGGCAATCACCGCGCTCATCGCCAAATGGCACAGAAAAGTAGCTGATCAACTGGGCATTGCAGCGCTCGTATTGACCAGCAATCTGTGTATCGCGAACAACACTGTTAGTATCATTGTTGCAGGGCCCGTTGCTAAGAAGCTGGCCGATGATGGAAAGATCTCAGGCAAACGTTCAGCCAGCCTGTTGGATATTTTTGCCTGTGTGATGCAAGGCTCCCTACCCTATGGCGCACAAGCGCTGTTACTGGGTGCTACCTTTAAGATCAGCCCGTGGGAAGTGTCTACCTCGTCTTTTTACTGCTTTATTCTGGCATTTACAGCGGTCGCTGTGATTTGTATTCGTCGTCATAAAGACTGA